In a single window of the Deltaproteobacteria bacterium genome:
- a CDS encoding type II toxin-antitoxin system Phd/YefM family antitoxin, which produces MENRVWQLQEAKNKFSRLVEKAQKNGPQIVTKHGKEAVVVLSVDEYKKMITPKCDLVEFIQKSPLKDAKIDFSELRSKDLPRDLEI; this is translated from the coding sequence CTACAGGAAGCAAAGAACAAATTCAGTCGTTTAGTGGAAAAAGCCCAAAAAAATGGACCACAAATCGTCACCAAACACGGTAAAGAGGCTGTAGTGGTGTTATCGGTTGATGAATACAAAAAAATGATAACTCCTAAGTGCGATTTGGTGGAGTTTATCCAAAAATCACCATTAAAGGATGCGAAAATAGACTTTTCAGAATTACGCAGTAAAGATTTGCCGAGGGATCTTGAAATATGA